The following are from one region of the Arachis duranensis cultivar V14167 chromosome 10, aradu.V14167.gnm2.J7QH, whole genome shotgun sequence genome:
- the LOC107468851 gene encoding uncharacterized protein LOC107468851 has product MADAPPPTPSELLRMVTELQQANQRMAEANEHMRNENQRMQQQIEQLVNARIEHGNNHDARNNGEEHRTHVSETPQDEEGGGLHDSEKRAETDKDELDNSTGPFTADIMNFQLPRQFTLPTTLTPYDGLGDPKQHIKKFRSIMIVNGASDPILCRCFPSFLDGPALDWFCSLPADSISRFQELAKQFEDHFAASAIYLHDSDYLTTVKQGPQESLKDYITRFTKIAMRIPDLHPEVHLHAIKSGLRPGKFQEAIAVAKPKTLAEFREKAKGQIDIEELRQARKTEKSAITKDDEKPRETRKSFKPVPRYESYTQFNTKRDDIIKEILNSKLIKPPRKAGSYPEPKNVDKSKYCSFHQKFGHTTDECVIAKDLLERLARQGHLDKFIAGHMQKRSTSAADPSSVATPSKDKEKVPAQPRGIINCISGGYAGGGCTSSARKRTYRAMLALTDTANNSQPTQRPPEITFSQTDYHAQDTNLDDPVVISIQLGDLIVRKVLLDPGSSADVLFFTTFEKMKLSTNILQPSVGDLVGFSGERVPVMGSVWLQTTLGEQPASRTQDIQYLVVDSVSPYNLILGRPFLNRFAAIVSTVHLCIKFPLQDNTVAIVHGDLQDARHCYNTSLKPIKRNNDRRVNSIGAEQPMLTELDLRADFQDRPLPNEELIKLTLTDDPTKFTFIGTSIKGDAKNKLINFLRQNADLFAWTSGDMPEISPSVITHKLAINPAARPVAQKKRNLGTEKRLASMDEAKKLIDANFIREIRFTTWLANIVMVKKHNGKWRMCVDFTDLNKACPKDAYPLPSIDTLVDNSCGYGTLSFMDAYSGYNQIFMHPSDQEKTAFITEYGNYCYNIGRNLEVYVDDMVAKTKTGESHVDDLTEIFGQIRLYNMRLNPEKCAFGVNGGKFLGFILTNRGIEANPEKCQAILDMSSPTNIKEVQRLTGRLAALSRFLPCLASKSANFFHCLRKNTAFHWDENCELAFQNFKKFLSKPPVLQKPKDGEPLYLYLSITDISVSAVLVAENNKTQQPVYFVSKSLQNAELRYPKLEKLAYALVFSARRLRPYFQSHTINVRTSQPLRQILARPELAGRLIKWSIELSEFDICYQPRTSIKSQYLADFIAEFTGPTQNEDGDKWVLFVDGASNPQGAGAGILLENPEGVIFEHSLRFSFKASNNQAEYEALIAGLRLAIELQVNNLHVYCDSLLVVQQVNQHFQTKDPILLRYLEVVNKLITRFSKIEITHIERDQNHRADILSKLATSQSHNASLLQSTLQEPSINMIGNIQPDDSWQRPYIQYLKNATLPLEVKDIKKFKRQASFFILLNDELYRRGYSRPLLKCLNRAEAEIALAEVHEGICGIHSGARSLARKILRAGFYWPTIWEDSQKKVRTCEHCQKHAPILNIPAEELHQSTVSWPFHKWGIDILGPFPTAPRQVKFLVVAIDYFSKWIEAQPLARITSAQMISFVWQHIICRFGIPQHIVTDNGRQFIDHNFQTFLQNLKVKQHFSSVEHPQSNGLAEATNKVLLQALRKKLDNAKGLWAELVPEILWGYNTSVHSTTKETPFRLVYGSDAMIPVEVSQNSLRTQHEAHDEARRAELDLVEEIRAIATIQQKALQQRIAQRHNKTVRPRSFCQGDLVLRKTETARKPPTHGKLAATWDGPYRVRQVVGRGAYQLEELDGTTLPNTWNVTSLKKYYS; this is encoded by the exons ATGGCTGACGCACCTCCTCCCACCCCATCGGAGCTCCTCCGTATGGTGACCGAACTTCAACAAGCGAATCAGCGCATGGCCGAGGCTAATGAGCACATGAGAAACGAGAATCAACGCATGCAACAACAAATCGAGCAGTTAGTCAACGCCCGCATTGAGCATGGTAACAATCATGACGCACGAAATAATGGCGAGGAGCATCGCACACATGTGTCGGAGACACCTCAGGACGAGGAAGGCGGCGGTCTGCACGACAGCGAAAAAAGAGCCGAAACAGATAAAGACGAGCTTGACAATTCCACAGGGCCATTCACGGCGGACATCATGAATTTCCAGTTGCCTAGGCAATTTACTCTACCAACAACATTGACTCCTTATGATGGATTGGGAGACCCAAAGCAACACATCAAGAAGTTCCGATCAATTATGATCGTTAATGGTGCATCTGATCCTATTCTCTGCCGATGTTTTCCTTCTTTCTTAGATGGTCCTGCACTTGACTGGTTTTGCTCTTTGCCTGCAGATTCTATTTCCCGATTTCAAGAACTGGCGAAGCAATTTGAGGACCATTTTGCAGCATCCGCTATTTACCTACATGACTCGGACTATCTGACAACTGTTAAACAAGGCCCTCAAGAAAGCCTAAAGGACTACATCACCCGTTTCACGAAGATAGCAATGAGGATCCCTGATCTCCATCCTGAAGTCCATCTGCATGCTATCAAGAGTGGGCTCCGTCCAGGGAAATTCCAGGAAGCTATCGCGGTagctaaaccaaaaaccctggCCGAGTTCCGCGAAAAGGCTAAAGGACAAATAGACATCGAAGAACTCCGTCAAGCTCGGAAAACAGAAAAGTCGGCAATCACCAAAGACGACGAGAAGCCCCGCGAAACTAGAAAAAGCTTCAAACCAGTACCTCGATATGAGTCATATACGCAGTTCAACACCAAGCGGGACGACATCATCAAGGAGATATTAAATTCTAAGCTGATCAAACCTCCACGGAAAGCCGGGAGTTATCCAGAGCCAAAAAATGTTGATAAATCCAAGTATTGTTCATTTCATCAGAAATTCGGTCATACAACCGATGAATGTGTGATCGCTAAAGATCTCCTTGAACGATTGGCAAGACAGGGGCACCTTGATAAATTCATTGCAGGTCACATGCAAAAGAGATCCACTTCTGCCGCGGATCCATCCTCGGTAGCAACTCCATCGAAGGATAAAGAGAAAGTTCCTGCCCAACCCAGGGGCATAATCAATTGCATCTCTGGGGGCTATGCCGGAGGAGGATGCACAAGCTCTGCACGTAAACGCACATACAGAGCAATGCTCGCCCTGACGGATACGGCCAATAATTCTCAGCCGACACAAAGGCCACCTGAGATAACGTTCTCCCAGACTGATTATCATGCTCAAGACACAAATCTCGATGATCCTGTTGTCATCTCTATCCAGCTGGGCGATTTAATAGTTCGGAAAGTACTGCTGGATCCAGGCAGCAGTGCTGACGTTTTATTCTTCACTACAtttgaaaaaatgaaattaagtaCTAACATTTTGCAACCATCTGTAGGGGACTTGGTCGGCTTCTCAGGAGAGCGAGTCCCGGTTATGGGTTCAGTATGGTTACAAACCACATTGGGAGAACAGCCTGCATCTAGAACACAAGACATTCAATATTTGGTGGTCGACAGTGTCAGTCCTTACAACCTTATTTTAGGGCGACCCTTTTTAAACAGGTTTGCCGCAATTGTATCTACTGTTCATCTCTGTATCAAGTTTCCCCTGCAGGATAATACCGTGGCCATAGTCCACGGCGACTTACAAGATGCTCGGCACTGTTACAACACTAGCCTAAAACCCATCAAAAGAAATAATGACAGACGTGTAAACTCCATAGGCGCAGAGCAACCGATGCTTACCGAACTAGATCTCCGGGCCGACTTTCAAGATCGCCCTCTACCCAATGAAGAACTGATTAAGCTCACTCTGACAGATGATCCAACCAAATTTACATTTATCGGCACATCCATCAAAGGCGATGCGAAAAACAAGCTCATCAACTTCCTACGACAGAACGCCGACCTATTCGCCTGGACGTCAGGCGATATGCCAGAAATTAGCCCTTCAGTCATTACACATAAGCTCGCCATCAACCCGGCAGCCCGACCAGTAGCACAGAAAAAAAGAAACCTCGGCACAGAAAAGAGATTGGCATCCATGGACGAGGCTAAAAAGCTAATTGATGCAAATTTCATACGAGAAATCAGATTCACAACCTGGCTAGCCAACATCGTAATGGTAAAGAAACATAACGGTAAATGGCGTATGTGTGTTGATTTCACAGACTTAAATAAAGCATGTCCAAAGGACGCATATCCTTTACCTTCAATTGATACCTTAGTAGATAACTCTTGCGGTTATGGTACATTAagttttatggatgcatactctggATACAACCAGATCTTTATGCATCCatcggatcaagaaaaaactgCTTTTATAACCGAATATGGTAACTATTGCTATAAT ATCGGCAGAAACCTAGAAgtctatgttgatgacatggtgGCCAAGACAAAAACCGGGGAAAGTCATGTCGACGACCTTACAGAGATATTCGGTCAGATCCGACTTTACAACATGAGACTTAATCCAGAAAAATGTGCCTTTGGTGTTAACGGTGGGAAATTCCTCGGTTTCATTCTGACCAACCGAGGAATCGAGGCCAACCCAGAGAAATGTCAGGCCATTCTAGATATGAGCAGCCCCACAAACATAAAGGAAGTGCAGAGATTAACAGGACGACTAGCAGCACTGTCTAGATTCTTACCTTGTTTAGCATCTAAATCAGCGAATTTTTTTCACTGTTTACGAAAAAACACAGCTTTTCACTGGGATGAAAACTGTGAACTGgcatttcaaaatttcaaaaaattcctTTCTAAACCACCTGTTTTACAAAAGCCCAAAGACGGTGAACccttatatttatatttgtctATCACTGATATATCAGTTAGTGCTGTCCTTGTTGCAGAAAATAATAAGACTCAACAGCCAGTCTATTTTGTGAGCAAATCACTCCAGAACGCCGAGCTTCGATATCCGAAGTTGGAGAAACTAGCTTACGCCCTTGTTTTTTCAGCAAGAAGGCTTCGTCCTTATTTTCAGAGTCACACGATCAATGTTAGGACGTCTCAACCATTACGCCAAATACTCGCCAGACCCGAGCTTGCCGGACGATTAATCAAATGGTCCATCGAACTCTCGGAGTTCGACATCTGTTACCAACCTCGGACATCTATAAAGTCACAATATTTAGCTGATTTTATTGCTGAATTTACAGGACCCACCCAGAACGAGGATGGAGATAAGTGGGTGCTATTCGTTGATGGAGCATCAAACCCACAAGGAGCTGGTGCAGGAATACTCTTGGAAAACCCCGAGGGAGTGATATTTGAACATTCTCTCCGATTTTCCTTCAAAGCCAGTAACAACCAGGCCGAATACGAAGCCCTCATTGCAGGGCTCAGGTTAGCAATCGAATTGCAAGTCAATAACTTACACGTTTATTGTGATTCCTTATTAGTGGTTCAACAAGTAAATCAGCATTTTCAAACAAAAGACCCTATTCTGCTAAGATATCTTGAAGTTGTTAATAAATTGATTACTCGTTTTTCGAAAATCGAAATTACCCACATAGAAAGAGATCAAAATCACAGAGCAGATATACTATCTAAATTAGCTACTAGTCAGTCACATAATGCTTCACTTTTGCAGTCAACTTTACAGGAGCCGAGCATAAATATGATCGGCAACATACAACCCGACGATTCTTGGCAAAGGCCATACATTCAATATCTCAAAAATGCAACACTCCCGCTAGAAGTAAAAGacattaaaaagtttaaaagacAAGCATCATTTTTTATATTGCTGAATGACGAATTATACAGGCGAGGTTATTCTCGACCATTACTAAAATGCTTAAACAGAGCCGAGGCTGAAATTGCCCTAGCCGAAGTTCACGAGGGCATCTGTGGAATACATTCAGGCGCCAGGAGTTTAGCACGTAAAATTCTCCGGGCAGGTTTTTACTGGCCGACCATATGGGAAGACAGCCAGAAAAAAGTTCGCACTTGTGAACACTGCCAGAAGCACGCCCCAATACTTAACATTCCAGCCGAAGAATTACACCAGTCAACGGTAAGCTGGCCATTTCATAAATGGGGAATTGATATCCTCGGACCTTTCCCCACGGCACCAAGACAGGTAAAGTTTTTAGTGGTCGCAATCGATTACTTTTCTAAATGGATTGAAGCTCAACCTCTAGCCAGAATTACATCGGCACAAATGATATCATTTGTGTGGCAACATATAATCTGCAGATTTGGTATACCACAACACATTGTGACTGACAATGGTCGGCAGTTCATAGACCATAATTTTCAGACTTTTTTGCAGAACTTAAAAGTGAAACAACATTTTTCCTCAGTGGAACATCCTCAATCAAATGGCTTAGCAGAAGCTACCAACAAGGTCCTTCTCCAAGCTCTAAGGAAAAAACTCGACAACGCTAAAGGCCTTTGGGCCGAGCTCGTTCCAGAAATCTTATGGGGATACAACACCTCGGTGCACTCAACAACAAAGGAAACACCATTTCGTTTGGTGTATGGTTCCGATGCAATGATTCCGGTTGAAGTATCACAAAACTCATTAAGAACACAACATGAAGCTCATGATGAAGCTCGCCGAGCCGAGCTAGACTTGGTTGAAGAAATCCGAGCAATAGCAACAATTCAGCAGAAAGCACTGCAGCAACGAATAGCTCAACGTCATAACAAGACCGTCAGACCTAGGTCATTCTGCCAAGGAGATTTGGTGTTACGCAAAACTGAAACAGCCCGCAAGCCACCTACCCATGGTAAGCTTGCCGCAACATGGGACGGACCTTATAGAGTACGCCAAGTGGTCGGCAGAGGCGCCTACCAACTAGAGGAATTAGACGGAACAACACTTCCTAACACCTGGAATGTTACTTCATTAAAGAAATACTACAGCTAA